GAACAACAATAAAATTAAACTCAATTCAAAAACATCATGAACCGGCAACTCTTCTTTCAGGAAATCAATCGTTCTCTCTTCAATGGGAAGCTGAATGACCGCCAGCGGGAGGGGATCCTCCACAAGCTGGCAGCATTCGACAAGTTCGAGGTAACCGTCGACCAGTGGATTGCTTACATGCTGGCCACTTCTTATCATGAGACCGCGCATACCATGCAACCCATTGAGGAGTGGGGGAAAGGCATGGGGAAATCTTACGGGAAGAAGATCAAACAAAATGGCCAGCCTTACACCTGGCCGGACAAGATCTACTACGGCCGCGGGGATGTCCAACTGACATGGTATGAGAATTACGAACGGATGGGTGATCTGATGGGCCTGCCGCTCCTGGAACAACCGGAGCTCGCGCTCGATCCCGAGATCTCTGCCCAGATTCTGGTTGAGGGAATGATCCTGGGTAAATCCAACCGGGGCGACTTCACCGGCTATTCGCTCGAGAACTTTTTCAACCCCCAACGCGACGATCCCTTCGGTGCCCGCAGGATCATCAACGGCCTCGACAGCGCCCACACCATCGCCGGGTACCATTACAAATTCCTGGAAGCAATCCGTAAAGCATCATGATGAACGAACACAAACTTACAGCTTCACAACTCACAATTGTTGTACCAAATGCTACACCAATTTTTGTACCAGTGATTGCACCAGTGGTTGCACCAAATAGAACAACACCGGTTGTCCTTCTGCTCTTCACAACCCTACTCTTCCTGGTGGGCTGCAAACCCAAACAAATCATCACTGAAAAGGTGGTGACAAAGATCGACAGTACAGCTGTGATCTCTTTAAAGAATGAGCTTCATGCAAAGGAGATCCAGGTAGAAAACCTCAAAACCGATTTTAAGCGCCTCAGCGATGAGAATACCCGGTTGATGAGTGAAGCCTCAACCCACACCATAAACTACGACACTGCGGCCGCTGTGGATCCCCACACAGGTAAATACCCCATTGCAAGTGAAACGATTACCCAAAGCAAAAGCCTGCTTGAAAAAACAATCAAAGAATTTGAGATCCTGGAACAGGAGTACAACAATGAGATTTATAAACTAACCAGGGAAAACCAAAACCTTGAATTCACCCTTGAAACTTTAAAAGAGGAAAACCATTCTCTTAAAGAGAAAATCACCACAACAACCGGATTTAATTTCAAACTTTTCTTTGCAGGTATGATCTTCGGTATTGTACTTATACTTATTTCAATTGCTTTTAAAAACAAAATTTTATCCCTCAAAATACCGAGCAATTTATAACGGTTCTCAGCTATACGCAGGCAGGGATTTTAACCACTGAACTTCCTACGAAGAACTGAACTTCAAATTTAGCACTTTCCTGTCCTACGAAGCACGAATCCCCTGCTTGCGTATAGGTGATGTGTGCGCCCTGCATGAGCAGAGCGCACCTGCTGCAAGCAACAGTAAAATTTCAAAATTACAAATAATTTTGGTTAAACAATGCTCTAAGCAGGTGTATTTTTCCAGAGGGTGTAAGTCCCTTATGCACGGGGTCGTGCCCGAAGCATTAGCAAGTCGCAAGCTGGTTGTTGGTGACGACAGCAGTGAAGGAAGCGAGACTGCAAAATCCGGTACTGACGAACAGAAACGGTATATGAGGCATAATTGTCCTGGGTAAGCAACCACATCATTGTAACGCCCAAAAGGTAGTTTGTGGACAGATATGTAGATACCGCAGGGATTGGAGGAAGGAAAAAGCTCTTACCGGGGGAGATCTCTAAGCAGTAAAATGTAATGAGAAGTCAGCCGAGGTCATAGTAATTACGGAAAACGAGCCGGCAAGTGATAGAAATCCAGAGAGTCGGAGGTCTCACGAACGTAATGAAGGACTGAACGTTAAGAAGTTTTTAATGCGACATGGATTTTCAGCAATGAAATAGCCTGTAGCAAGCGAAACAGGGCAAGAGAAGATGATTAAATTAGCAAACAAAAACGAAATGGAATTGATCGAGCAAGTGATTAACCGTCACAACATGATGCGTGCATTGCAACAGGTCAGGCAGAACAAAGGTTCGGCAGGAGTTGACCGGATGCCTGTAAGCGAACTATACGACCACCTGACAAAGAACAGGGAAAGTATAGGGCAATCATTGTTAAATGGCACTTACCTGCCACAACCCATTTTGGGGGTAGAGATACCCAAGGGAAATGGGAAGACACGTCTTTTAGGTGTGCCTACCGTGGTTGACCGAATGCTTCAACAAGCCGTAGGGCAAGTTTTAGCCAACCGGTTCGAAATGGAATTTGAGGATTACAGTTATGGATTTCGCCCGAATAAGAATGCCCTGCAAGCGGTACTCAAAGCATTGGAGTATATAAACAATGGTTATCAGGATATAGTAGACATTGACCTGAAGAGCTTCTTTGACGAAGTAGACCACTGCATTTTGCTGCAATTGTTGTATCGCAAGGTAAAATGCCCGCTTACGCTGCGTCTTATCCGCAAATGGCTGCGAGCGCCGATTTTAATCAACGGGAAGTTAGTCAAACGCCGAAAAGGAGTACCACAGGGCAGTCCGCTGAGCCCGATTCTCTCCAATATCATGTTAGATGAATTGGATAAAGAATTAGACAGACGTGGATTAAAGTCTGTCCGCTATGCTGACGACTTTAGCATTTATTGCAAAAGCCAATGGCAAGCCCGCAAAACAGGCAACGAGATCTTTCTCTTTCTAAAGAGTAAACTACACCTGCCTATTAATCGGGAGAAAAGTGGAATCCGTCGCCCCGTAAACTTTTCGCTATTAGGATATGGTTTTGTGCCCACTTACAAAAAGGGGGAAAAAGGCAAATACCAGCTGGTGGTAAGCGGCAAAGGATGGAAAAACCTGAAACTAAAACTCAAAGCCATCACCCGAAAAACCACACCCGCCAGTTTCGATGAGCGTATCCACAAACTGAAAGAAGTACAGCGAGGCTGGCTTCAATACTACCGCATGGCAAGTATCCAGGAAAAACTCAAAGATGTGGATGGGTGGGTGCGTAACCGGTTACGTTGCTGTATCTGGAAACAATGGAAGAAATCCGAACGAAGACGGAAAAACCTGATACGTTTGGGCGTTGACCTTGAACACGCATACAGCCACAGCCGTAGCCGAATGGGTACATGGGCGGTCGCCTGTAGCCCTATTTTGAAAACCACCATCACGGTGGAACGTCTGCAACAACGCGGTTACGAACCTATGTTTACTTATTATCAGAAAATTGCTCCATTTCTTAACGAACCGCTGTATACGTGAACCGTACGTACAGTGGTGTGAGAGGCTCTCCCCGTCAGCCAAGGCTGGCGGGGCAGTCTACTCGATTGTATGCTGGTGTTTATCCTTCAAAGTCAATCCGTCTCAAGTTTTAACAAATTTAACAGTTTTCTTATCAATCTGCACAGACGTTGATTCGGAGTACAAATTTATTTTGTTTTTGTGGGTGGGTAAATCCCCAAACCGCCCTTAAAGGCGGTTACTTGGGCTGGCTTTGTAAGCTCTTTGGCAAGCTTTGGTCGTGCGGCGGCTCGTGGGGCTTGCCAATGTGCTTACAAATAGGGTGGGCTTTTCCATCAGCTTCTCACTGTTTTACCCAATGCTTCTAACAACTGCGGATTATCCTCTAAACCAATCTTTGCTACTGCATAGAATTCACTCATCCAATCATCTATTTTGGCAAATGCAGCATCTTTTATTTTTGTTGCATCTTGTGATTCCCCTTTTTCTTTCAGATAAATTGCTCTTGCTGCTTCTAATCCAGATATTAGGGTGTTTGCTGCTGTCAAGTCGTCAACTGATATTTTTAAACGAGCTAATTTACCTTGAATAGCAGAATCGGCAGATGCAACACTGTAAAACTTTTTTGCTGCTTCTAACCATTTTATATATGTCCGTGGCATTACGCCTGAAATGGCTAATTTATCTGCGATTAATGAATCATTTCGGAATACAACTTTAGCTTTTTTTCGATGGGTGTTAAATGTGTCTTCTAATTGCTCCTTTTTACTTGAAAAATCTGCGTAAGCGGCAGATGTTTCATCATCTTCGGTTTTGTTTGCATCGTATGCAGTCCGGGTTTTTGTAAGCAATGCTTTACCTTCTGCGATAACTACTGAATCATAACCTAAATCAGCCATAATAGCCGCAATTTCAGGTTGGGTCTCCGCATTTTCCAAAGCTACCCGGTACAATTCCAAAGTTGCTGTGTCTGTAAGTTTTGTTCGTGATGCCATAATTAAATTTTTAAAGGTTAATAATTAATTACATTTGGTTTTTTCGCTTTTACAATTCTGTTTTTCAGTCTTACAATTGCGTTACCCCCACCGACATTTTCTCTATTCGGATTTGAAATTGATTTTTCCGACCGTACTGCAATATTTCCCCTACTTGCCAGTCTTTTTTTCCTTTCTACTATTGCATTTTTCAAACTTACAACTGCTATTTTTCAACTTGATGTTGTATTTGTAAAACCAAATGTTAAATATAATGAAAATACTTTTTGTAGGAACTCAGTTGCATTTCCGTTTTGTTAAAAAATCAGCAACAACTTTCATTCTTTTGTATCGAAGGGCATTTTACCGAACCATACGAACAATAAACGCAGCAATCGCCTTTTTTGGGTTTTATAAAAGCTTTGCACTTTTCACACTCATAGAAGAACTGGCATGAATCTTCAGGCATTTCTTCTTCTTTTTGATGCCCGCAATTTGGGCAGGTTATGATTGAGTGGTATTGAATTTTCATATCTATAAAGTTTTCAACAATCAGTTTTACATTCCTTTTCAATCCTTTCATTCTCAATTTGAAAGGTAGTGTGCCCTATCCCGAATTCGTGTTCAAGTTTCTTCTGCAGTTCAGAAATAAATTCATCGTTAAACCCTTCCGGCATTATCAGGTGGGCGGTTAAAGCTATTTGGGTGGTACTCATTGCCCAAACGTGTAAATCGTGAATATCGTTAACTCCATTTTGGGATAAAAGAAAGTTGCGTACTTTATCAAGTTTTATTTGTTTGGGTACTGCATCCAGTGCTAAATCAATGGAATCGGCAAATAACCGCCATGTACCCCAAAGGATGACCAGAATAATTATAAAACTCATTACCGGGTCAATCCATTGAATTCCGGTAAGGTTAATCAAAAGCCCGGCAACAACTACACCCAACGACACCCCGGCATCGGCAGCCATGTGCAGGAATGCCCCTTTGATGTTCAGGTCATCCTTTTGGCCTTTCAGAAACAGCAAAGCCGTTATGGTATTGATTACCACACCTATCCCGGCAACAATCATTACTTGCGTACCTGCCACGGGTTCTGGATTTTTGAATTTTCCTACAGCATCCCAGCCAATTGCTATTACTGCCCCAAAAAGCAATAGCGCATTGAGTATCGATACAAGAATGGTTGTTTTGCGTAAACCATAAGTGTATTTCCCTTTTGGTTTTATGGAAGCGAGCCTGATTGCAGCCCAGGCAAAAATCAAACTCAGTACGTCGCTGGCGTTGTGGCCTGCATCGGCTAATAGTGCTGATGAGTTGGCTAATAAACCATAAAATATTTCAACGGCTACAAAGGTGATGTTTAAACCGATGCCAATAGAAAAAGCTTTTCCGTAACTTTTGTTTGTCGCATGTGAATGTGCCATAATTTTACTGATTTAATTTCTTGGGGCGTACATAATGATTCCCATCCCGATAAGCGCAACGATTCCCCCAATTATATCGTACCTGTCGGGGATAAACCCGTCTACTTTCCAACCCCACAGTATGGCCATAATGATAAAAACTCCACCATAAGCGGCATATACACGCCCAAAATTAGCGGGTTGCCACAATTCCATACATTATAAGAATTATCCCTCCGATTGCTCCAAACCACCAGGGTTTATTTTCCCGAAGCCACAGCCAAACAAGGTAACCACCGCCGATTTCACAGAGTCCGGCTAAAACAAATAAAAGTATGGAATAAACTATTTTCATAAGCATCTATTTCCCTAATTTTAAAATTCTTAAAGCCCCTCTTACCACAATCAAAAATACAATTGAGCCAATGATTAAATCGGGATATTTTGATTGGGTCAACAATACCAAAATACCTGCAAGGATAACGCCCGTATTGATAATAATATCGTTTGATGTAAAAATCATGGTAGCTTTCATGTGTGCTTCTTTGCTCTTTGACTTTTGCAACAGATATAGACAAACTGAATTCGCAATCAATGCCAGTATTGATACAATTATCATGGTTTGAAAATCCGGCACCTCTTCAAAACTGATAAACCTACGTATTACTTCTACGAGGCCTATCAGTGCCAATGCCAGTTGAAAATAGCCACTTAGTCGGGCTACTTTTTTCTTGCGGGTTACAGTTGAGCCAACTGCCCAAAGGCTTAGGCCATAAACCAACGCGTCTGCCAGCATATCCAGTGAATCGGCAACCAGGCCCATAGATTTTGAAATAAAACCTGTGGTAATTTCAATGAGAAAAAAAGCAAAATTGATAATCAGAACTGTCCAAAGCAGTTTCGATTGTACTGATGAATCGTCCTTGAATTCATCCTGTTGGACAACAATGGTTTCTTTGTGTTCCGTGCCCAATTTGAGTTCTTTAAGGTGTTTTTCGATTTCCTCATTTTCTTCGGAATGAAACACGGTGAGCTTCCGGTTTTCAATATCGAACACCAAACTTTTAATTGTGGAAAGCCCTTCCAGCTTCATCCTGATAAGGGATTCTTCGGAAGGGCAATCCATTTTGCTGATGGTAAATACAGATTTGAACATGTTAACTATTCTTTATGTAACACCACGTTTAACGGAATAAAGACACCTACTTTCAAGCCCCAATTAATATCATCAACAGGTGTAAACAGGAATACAAAGGCATTTCCCACGTTACCCAATTTGAAATTGGGGCCGGTCTGAAGTATGAATTTTTTTTCATCAATCATATACTCTTCCGCCAAAACCCACGATACAGGAATCTTTTTGTCGAAGCCGACAAACCAATATTCGTTAAAATTGTAGATAGCGTTGGCAAAGGGCGTGTATCCCACCGACAGGTAGGTTTTATTATTGAACATGGCGCCCAACTCGGCATGGATACGCGTTATTTCCGTTTTGTTACCGTCAAAATCGTACATCACAAAAGGGTTAACACGTACCCCTGTGATTACTTTTAACCGTTCGCCTTCCTGGGCATTCGCTGTGAATACCCAGAAAAGTACGAAGGTTAATAACAACAGTTGTTTTCTCATTTCCAAAGATTTTTTAAATACTTTAGGTTAAAATACTGGCCGTATTATACGTTTTCAATGACCTTTTCAAGTTTTGCCCTTATTTCGTTGGCGATTTCCCCTAATTTGTCATTTTCAACCGCCAGCATCGAAGCCATCGGGTCAACGGCAGCTACTTCTGTTTTGCCATCATCCAGTTCCTGCACAATCACATTGCAGGGAAGCATGGCTCCGATTTTATTTTCGGCCCGCAGCGCTTTATGTGCAAATGGCGGATTGCAAGCCCCTAAAATTTGGTATTTATTGAAATCGACATCCAGTTTCTTTTTCAATGTGGCCTGCACATCAATCTCTGTCAAAACCCCGAATCCTTCTTTTTTAAGTTCTTCGGTTACTTTCTCAATGGCTTCATCGAAACCGTACTCTGTTATCTTTTCAATGTAATACTTCATGATTTTTTATTTTACATTAAATCTTTTTTTCGTTCTTCAAATTCTTGTTTATCAATTTCTCCCTTGGCATAACGCTCTTTTAAAATATCGAGCGCCGACTTACTTTCGGGTAGGTTGCCGGGGCGGTTATTTTGACTCATTCCTTTAACAACCATCCAAACAACGGCAATTACGATAATGAGCCCTATAACCCACCACCAGCCCATTCCCATTCCCCATCCGTGACACCCAAATCCATCCATCATAACATTCTCCTTTCTTTTTATCGCTTGTTTTTTTAAAAACCGAACTGGTGTTTACCAACAATTGCTGCGACGTGACATCATCATCTGTTTACGAGAATTCATTCCCATATTACCTGCATGCCAGCAATTTTCCGACATATCCCACCAATTGTAATTGTTGTTGTTAAAGTAGGTAAGCTGCTTTTCAGTAAGAAGTTTTTTTACCTGAACTTTTGTCTCCAGGTTGATATCCTCAATTTTTTCTTCTTTATCGCGGATAGTGCTTCTCAGTGATTTCACCTTTTTTACATAGAGCTCGGGATTTGAATTAGCAGCCCGGTATTCCATTCTCAAACTGCGAAGCTCATTTTCGATTGGAAGCTTTTTCTCGTAACTGTTTTTACGTAGCTCATTGATTTCCGTAATTTGTTCGGCTGATAAGGCATATTCCGCCGGGGTGTTGTTGTTCCACCATTGGGCATTAGCGTTTACCGACCAGTTTGAGTTACAACAATGAGGTTGTGCCATTGCCTGCGATGCAGAAAAGATAATTAATCCTGCAAGTAAAAAAGCCATTTTAAATTTTCCAGTTTTCATAATTAATAATTTTTAATGTTAGACATTCTAATAATTTCAACATCAAAATTACCAATAAGTTAGTGCAACACTATTGCAAAGTTAATCGCAGCGAGGACACACACCGTTAATAATGAATTGAGCATTATCGTAGGTGTAGCCTTCAGGAAGTTTAATGTTGGGAATTGGAAGTTCTTTCATACAACGTGTTCTGCCACAACGTGTACAATAAAAATGAACGTGCAGGTCATGTATATTACATGTGCATTCATCATCGCAAACGGCATATTTAACCGAGCCTGAACCATCATCAACAGGGTGGACAATGAAATTTTCCTCGAATGTTTTAAGCGCCCTGAAAATGGTTGAACGCTCCACTTTTTCAAATCGTTGCTCCAAATCCGCCAGGCTCAGCGCTTTCCCGGTTTCGGCAAGTGTTTTATAAACCAGGGTTCGCATGGCTGTTGGTTTGACGTTTTTCGATTCGAGTTTTTTGTCGATTTCCTTGTTTTCCATATCGTCAAATATTTATGAGAGAAATATTATTCAGAACTTTCATACCCCAAATTTACATAAAAATGTTTAATAACCTTACGGGATTTATCTTTACAACTTCAATTGCTGTACTACCCACATCTTTAATTACTTGACTCCTTCAAATACTTCAAAATAATTGGAATTGTTCTGAATTGTAAATTTGAAAATACATGAATTCATTTTTGGATTAAATCCCCCAAAATGATTGTCATTTTGATTGTGTTGGGTATTCATGTGATTGGTCCAGGCGTTCCATTGGTCAGTTCCCGCCCAGTTGCTGTTGCCCCAACCTTGATTCATATTTCCCCAGCAATTGCCATCGTTCATCCAGGCGTTATTTGTCCAACCGGATTGGCGGTTTGTGCAAAAATCATAATTATTGCGATTATGTCCATATTCAGCAAAAAAATCTTGTCCGGTATAACACACCATAATGCTGTCATAGTTTTGGTATAGTTGCATTGTAAAGGTTGAATCAAAATTGTAGGACAAACAATGCATACTAACTAAGCTATCGTTTATTAGCGTTACATTTAATGTCGCCAGACTGGACTGATTAGTAGCTGTACTCTTAAGAGTACCTGTATATGTGCCGATTACGCTGGAAGCTAAAGTATTATCCAAGGGTGTTTCTTCTTCCTTGTTACATGAATAAAAAAGGAATCCAACTACTGCTACCATTAAAAAAAATAACTTTTGTATTTTTCATGCCAGTAAATAATTTATTTCGTTTCATTTTTCTATCCTCCTATTTTATTCCAATATAAATCCTGCATTTTTAACTTTTGCCTCCAATTCGCTATACGCAATTTGTTTTGGATTGTATTCAATCAGTACCTGGTTCGATTTACGATATAACTTAAAATCTTCAACACCTTTAATTCCGTTTAACAAAGTCGTCAATTTCTCGTTATCACCTTCTTTATGCTCAACAAAACAGATTACGGTTTTTCTTTCATCAATTTTAATTGTAGTGATTTTATTATTATCATTAAGTTCAGCTTCTATATAGAGGGCAAAAGGTAAATCTGTCAATTTTGTTTCCTCCCCGTTGTATTTAACAGTCATGTTTTTGTCTATCTGAACCGGCATGCAAGCCTGTGTTCCTAAAACACATATTACAATTCCGTCGTCACCTAATTTTTCACCACCGACTGTTCCAATAATTTTTTCTGTTTCCTGCGCATAGATGTTCGCAATTGATACACCAAAAATCAATACTGTTGCTTTGATTACATTTAATATCTTGTTCATTTTACTTTTTTTATAAATTTTAAGTTATTGTATGCGAATTTTTTGTTTGATTTCGCTTTTCTGAAAGCGGGCAAGTTGCCTTGCCTGCCTTCAAAAAAAGCATCTAAATCTGTTACAATCCTTTGCTATTCAGAAAGGAATTGATTTTATATGAACCACTTGACTGGTTGTATGCATGTAAGGCTGAATTTGAACTAAACAACAATTCCATTTCAGAATAAAGTGGGTCGTCAGCGGGAATAACATTATTGACTCTAAAATTACTTCCATATCTATTTTCCAAGTTTTAATATCCTGAAAGCCCCCCTGACCACAATTAAAAAAACAATTGCACCAATGATTAAATCAGGATACTTTGATTGGGTCAACAAAACCAATACTCCTGCTGCGATAACACCAGTATTGATAATAATATCATTCGATGTGAATATCATCGTGGCTTTCATGTGTGCTTCTTCACTTTTTGATTTTTGTAATAAATAAAGGCAAACGGAATTGGCAATTAATGCCAATATGGAAACAATAATCATGGTTTTGAAATCCGGCACAGCTTCGAAACTGATAAATCTGCGTATTACTTCTATAAGCCCAATCAATGCTAAAGCCAGTTGAAAATAGCCACTCAGCTTTGCCACTTTTTTCTTACGGAACACAGTTGAACCGACAGCCCAAAGGCTAAGACCATAAACAAGTGCATCTGCCAGCATATCCAACGAATCGGCAACCAAACCCATAGATTTAGAAATAAAACCCGTGGTAATTTCAATAATAAAAAATGCAAAGTTGATAATCAAAACCGTCCAAAGGAGTTTCGATTGTACCGATGAATTGTCCTTGAATTCATCCGCTTGGACAACAATTGTTTCTTGGAGTTGCGACCCTAAATTGAGTTCTTTCAGGTGATTCTCAATTTCAGAGCTTTCTTCAGAATGAAAGACAGTAAGTTTTCGGTTTTCAATATCGAACACCAAACTTTTAATCATGGAAAGCCCTTCGAGTTTCATCCTGATAAGGGTTTCCTCGGAAGGGCAGTCCATTTTGGAAATGTGAAATGTACTCTTTTGCATATAGTTATTTTTTGTAGGCCAACAACCTCAAGGCATTAAATACCACAACAAGGGTTGAACCTTCGTGAATAACTACGGCAAGGCCTATGCCGGCCAGCCCAAAGATGGTTGCCGGAATAAGTAAAGTAACGATACCCAGGCTAATCCAGAGGTTCTGTTTTATAATACTTGTTGCTTTTCTGCTCAGGCCGATAGCAAAGGGAAGGGTTTCCAGTTTGTCGCCCATTAGGGCAATATCAGCGGTTTCGAGTGCCACATCAGAACCGGCCGCGCCCATGGCTATGCCCACGGTGCTATTGGCCATTGCGGGGGCATCGTTTACGCCATCGCCTACCATTGCCACCTTCGATTCCTGCTCTTGCAGTTTCTTTATGGCATCTACTTTTTCCTCTGGCAACAGGCTGCCCCATGCATCGGTCAAGCCTATTTCTTTGGCAACGGCATCGGCCACTTTCTGGTTGTCGCCCGTGAGCATGACCATCCGTTTGATTCCGATTTTCTTTAATTGCACCAGCGTACTTTTTGCTTCTGCCCTCGGGGTGTCCATTAAGGCGATGATGCCTACATAATCGTCATTCCGGCGAATAAGCATGGTGGTGTTCCCTTCGGCTTCGAGGGCTTTTACTTCTTCTACAATGTTTTTGGAAGGTTTTTTATCATCGAGGGCTTCATACAGTTCCAGGTTGCCTATATATACTTTATCATTCCCCAGTGCTGCCTTTATGCCTTTACCCAAAACGGCTTCCAAATCTGTGGCCTCGGGAATACTATTTCCTTCCAAACGTTTTTTACCGTCCCTTACCACCGCCTTTGCCAAGGGGTGGTCGCTCAGGTTTTCCACGGCAATTGCCATTATCAGCAATTCATTCTCATCGGTATTGTTCAGCGGAACTACTTTAGTGAGTTTTGGTTTGCCTTCGGTAAGTGTCCCGGTTTTATCGAAAGCCAGGGCGGTCAAAACCCCCAGGTCTTCCAACGGTCGCCCGCCCTTGATAAGCACCCCGCTTTTTGCGGCCCTGGCCACCCCGCTCAATACCGCACTGGGCGTGGAAATGGCCAGAGCACAAGGGCTGGCGGCTACCAGGACTGCCATGGCCCTGTAAAAGCTGTCGCTAAAATTTTCGTCTATGACCAAAAAAGCACCGAGCAATACAACCACCAATCCCAAAACAGCGGGAACGAAGTATTTCTCGAATTTATCGGTAAACCGCTGGGTGGGTGATTTCTGCGTTTGAGCTTCATTTACAAGCTTTACCAAACGGGAGAGGGTAGAATCTTTAGCTTCCTTAATAACCTTAACATCTAATGTGTTGTTACCATTGATTGTGCCCGAATAAACCCTGTTTTCGTCACTGATGTTTTTTTCGTTGGAATAGTCTTTTTCGGGATCTTCAACCGGTATTTTATCCACAGGAATACTTTCGCCCGTGATGGGGGCCTGGTTCACACTGCCTTCGCCGCTAACCACGACGCCATCTGACGGGATTTTGCTGTGTGGCTTCACCACGATGATATCGCCTATACACAGTTTTTCAACACCTACTTCTTCAATCCTCCCGTTCTTTTTTAGAAAGGCGGTTTTAGGGGCAAGTTCAGCCAAAGCAGCAATAGATTTACGGGCTTTGTTCATGGCATATTGTTCGAGGGCATGGCCCATACTGAATAAGAACAGCAGCAAAGCGCCTTCGGCCCATGCACCCAGTATAGCTGCACCAATAGCGGCAACCAGCATCAAAAAATCAATTTCAAATCCACCTTTACGTACGGCTTCGAACGCTTCTTTGGTAGTGTAGAAACCGCCAAAGAAATAAGCTCCGATGTACAACGATAGGCTTACCCATGAAGAGACTGCATCTACGAAAGAAAGGCCAAAACCAATGGTCAGCAATATTCCCGAAAGGATAGAGAAAACC
This genomic window from Dysgonomonadaceae bacterium zrk40 contains:
- a CDS encoding DUF302 domain-containing protein; amino-acid sequence: MKYYIEKITEYGFDEAIEKVTEELKKEGFGVLTEIDVQATLKKKLDVDFNKYQILGACNPPFAHKALRAENKIGAMLPCNVIVQELDDGKTEVAAVDPMASMLAVENDKLGEIANEIRAKLEKVIENV
- the ltrA gene encoding group II intron reverse transcriptase/maturase; the protein is MIEQVINRHNMMRALQQVRQNKGSAGVDRMPVSELYDHLTKNRESIGQSLLNGTYLPQPILGVEIPKGNGKTRLLGVPTVVDRMLQQAVGQVLANRFEMEFEDYSYGFRPNKNALQAVLKALEYINNGYQDIVDIDLKSFFDEVDHCILLQLLYRKVKCPLTLRLIRKWLRAPILINGKLVKRRKGVPQGSPLSPILSNIMLDELDKELDRRGLKSVRYADDFSIYCKSQWQARKTGNEIFLFLKSKLHLPINREKSGIRRPVNFSLLGYGFVPTYKKGEKGKYQLVVSGKGWKNLKLKLKAITRKTTPASFDERIHKLKEVQRGWLQYYRMASIQEKLKDVDGWVRNRLRCCIWKQWKKSERRRKNLIRLGVDLEHAYSHSRSRMGTWAVACSPILKTTITVERLQQRGYEPMFTYYQKIAPFLNEPLYT
- a CDS encoding cation transporter, whose protein sequence is MFKSVFTISKMDCPSEESLIRMKLEGLSTIKSLVFDIENRKLTVFHSEENEEIEKHLKELKLGTEHKETIVVQQDEFKDDSSVQSKLLWTVLIINFAFFLIEITTGFISKSMGLVADSLDMLADALVYGLSLWAVGSTVTRKKKVARLSGYFQLALALIGLVEVIRRFISFEEVPDFQTMIIVSILALIANSVCLYLLQKSKSKEAHMKATMIFTSNDIIINTGVILAGILVLLTQSKYPDLIIGSIVFLIVVRGALRILKLGK
- a CDS encoding SHOCT domain-containing protein is translated as MGMGWWWVIGLIIVIAVVWMVVKGMSQNNRPGNLPESKSALDILKERYAKGEIDKQEFEERKKDLM
- a CDS encoding transcriptional repressor, whose protein sequence is MENKEIDKKLESKNVKPTAMRTLVYKTLAETGKALSLADLEQRFEKVERSTIFRALKTFEENFIVHPVDDGSGSVKYAVCDDECTCNIHDLHVHFYCTRCGRTRCMKELPIPNIKLPEGYTYDNAQFIINGVCPRCD
- a CDS encoding cation transporter, translating into MQKSTFHISKMDCPSEETLIRMKLEGLSMIKSLVFDIENRKLTVFHSEESSEIENHLKELNLGSQLQETIVVQADEFKDNSSVQSKLLWTVLIINFAFFIIEITTGFISKSMGLVADSLDMLADALVYGLSLWAVGSTVFRKKKVAKLSGYFQLALALIGLIEVIRRFISFEAVPDFKTMIIVSILALIANSVCLYLLQKSKSEEAHMKATMIFTSNDIIINTGVIAAGVLVLLTQSKYPDLIIGAIVFLIVVRGAFRILKLGK
- a CDS encoding cation transporter encodes the protein MAHSHATNKSYGKAFSIGIGLNITFVAVEIFYGLLANSSALLADAGHNASDVLSLIFAWAAIRLASIKPKGKYTYGLRKTTILVSILNALLLFGAVIAIGWDAVGKFKNPEPVAGTQVMIVAGIGVVINTITALLFLKGQKDDLNIKGAFLHMAADAGVSLGVVVAGLLINLTGIQWIDPVMSFIIILVILWGTWRLFADSIDLALDAVPKQIKLDKVRNFLLSQNGVNDIHDLHVWAMSTTQIALTAHLIMPEGFNDEFISELQKKLEHEFGIGHTTFQIENERIEKECKTDC